From the genome of bacterium:
CGGCGCCGCGGCCGCCGCGCGCCTCTTCCCGTGGCTCCCGCCCGTCGCTTCGATCGACGAGACCGACGGCGTGCGGATGACGCTCGTCGGCGGAGACGTCGTGCATCTGCGTCCCTCGGGAAACGCGCCGGAGCTGCGCTGCTACGCCGAGGCCGGCGCGCCGGACGAGGCCCGCGCCCTCGCCGAGCGGACGCTCGCCGACGCCGACGCGTGGCGGGGCCGCTGATGGACCGCCCCCTCGACGCCCCGCTCGTCTTCCTCCCGCGGCTCAAGGAGCGCGTTTGGGGCGGCTCGTTCCTGCGCGGGCGGGCGCCCGAGGCGCCCTCGGGACCGATCGGCGAAAGCTGGGAGATCTGCGACCGCGAGGGGGACGTCTCGCGCACGCCGGACGGCGTCGCGCTCGACGAGCTCGCGCGGCGCCGCGGCGACGACCTGATGGGCGCGGCGCGCGATCCGCGGCGCCCCGAGCTGTTTCCGCTGCTGCTCAAGCTGATCGACGCCAGCGAGGACCTCTCGGTGCAGGTCCATCCCGACGACGAGGCGGCGGCGCCGTACGGCGATTCGGGCAAGACCGAGGCGTGGTACGTGCTCGACGCCGCGCCGGGGGCGCGCGTCTTCCGCGGCCTCGCGCCGGGCGCGGGGCGCCGCGAGCTCGAGGAGGCGCTCGCCGCGGGGACGGTGGCCGGCCTGCTGCACGCGGTCCCGGTCGCGCGCGGCGACGTCGTCTTCGTGCCGGCGGGGACGATCCACGCCCTCGGCGCCGGCGTGCGCGTCGTCGAGTTCCAGCAGAACTCCGACCTCACGTTCCGCGTCTTCGACTGGAACCGCCTCGGCCTCGACGGCAAGGCGCGCACGCTGCACGTCGCCGAGGCGCTGGCGGTCGCGCGCTTCGACGACGCGGGGCCGGACCTCGCGGCGCCGACCAGCGGCTTCGGCGGCGCGCGCGGCTGCCGGGCGCGGCGCTTCGTGCGGCACGAGGCGCTGACGCTCGACGTGCTCGACGCCTTCGAGCGGCCGGTCGAGCTCGACACCGAAGGGACGCGGTTCCACCTGCTGACCGTCGTCGCCGGCGAGGCGACGATCGTCGCGCGCGGCGGCTGCGTCCGCCGCGGCCCGCTCGACAGCGCCCTCGTCCCCGCCGCCGCGGGCCGCTACGAACTCCGCGCGGCGCCCGGCTCGACGATCCTCCTCGCCTCGCGCCCCTGACGCCGCCCGCGCGGCGCCGTGGCCCAAGACGGCGACGCGCCCCCTCGGCCGAAGGAGCGCGTCAGCGGGAATGTCGTCCGGTCAGAACGCGAGGTCGTGGAACAGCGGCGCGAGCGCCTTCAGCGACTTCTCGATCGGCTCGTCCGGCGCGACCGCGCGGCGCGCGGCGAGCTCGGCGTCGAAGGCCGCGTGCAGCCGCGGCAGCTCGTCCGCGGCGTAGACGAACGGGATCGCCGCGAAATGGAGCGCGCCGTCGAGCTCGATCAGGCGCGCCGCGACGAGCGCGCCGGGCGCGAGGCGCGACCAGTACGGCTCGCGCACGACCGCCTCGCCGCCGCGCACCAAGTCGGTCAGGCGCAGGGCGTCGCCGGCGACGTCCTCGACGCGCCACACCGAAACGCACGACGCGGCGAGCCGCTCGGCGACCGCCCGTTCCTGCGCCGACAACCGTCCCCCGCGCAGCAGCGTTTCGAGCAGCGTCTCCCCCTCGATGGTCATGTCGGCGCCGGCGAAGAGCGCCAGCGCCTCGCGGGCCGGCGGCGGGCACAGCTCGAGCCCCTCCTCGAACGACGCCGCGAGGAGATGGATGCGGTCCCAGCGATTGAGCGCCACCTCGCCGAATTGGCCGAAGTCCTCCCCCAGGAGCAACGCCGTCATCGACCGCGCCAGCGATTCGAACTCGCTCCGCTCCGGCGGCACGATGCGCGGGACGCCGCAGCACTTCTTGTACTTCCGGCCGCTGCCGCAGGGGCACGGCTCGTTCCGCATCTCGGCGGGCACGGCCCGCTGATCGACGCGCAGCCACGCCGGCGGGGCGTCGCGGTATTCGTCCTCCCCTTCCACGTCGTCCTGCTCGATCAAGTTCCCGGCGTCGTCCTCGTCGATCTCCTCGGCGACGTCGAGATCTTCGTCGGCGCCCTCGTCGCCCGCGACGGCCTCGTCCTCGACGGCCTCCGCGCGGGCGTCCCATTCGGCGGCCCGCGCCTCGAGCACGACCGCCTCGTCGGCGCCGTCCGCGGCGCGGTGGATCGCGGCGAGGATCCGCGCCGCCGCCGCCGCGACGCGCGGCGGGATCTTCGGATCGTCCATCGCGGCGAGCAGGCGTTCCTTGCAGAGATCGACCCGGCCGACGCGGAAGAGGCGCTCGGCGAAGGCGACGCGGTGCACGACGCCGAAGCCCGCGTCCGCCTCGACCGCGGCGAGGACGGCGCGGCCCTCCTCGTCGCGCTGCGCCGCGAAGAGGAGCACGGCCTCCTCCGCGCCCCACTCCCCGAGGGGATCGGCGGCGCCGAGCCGGCGAACGAGTCC
Proteins encoded in this window:
- a CDS encoding class I mannose-6-phosphate isomerase is translated as MDRPLDAPLVFLPRLKERVWGGSFLRGRAPEAPSGPIGESWEICDREGDVSRTPDGVALDELARRRGDDLMGAARDPRRPELFPLLLKLIDASEDLSVQVHPDDEAAAPYGDSGKTEAWYVLDAAPGARVFRGLAPGAGRRELEEALAAGTVAGLLHAVPVARGDVVFVPAGTIHALGAGVRVVEFQQNSDLTFRVFDWNRLGLDGKARTLHVAEALAVARFDDAGPDLAAPTSGFGGARGCRARRFVRHEALTLDVLDAFERPVELDTEGTRFHLLTVVAGEATIVARGGCVRRGPLDSALVPAAAGRYELRAAPGSTILLASRP
- a CDS encoding SEC-C domain-containing protein; amino-acid sequence: MRLGKETMLLRSGDALLELEEDSTLAVLWRSLAAVRGWAEDEEYRFVLAGETEPDESRPAEVVPRRDASLVMLEHWLEPGVGLWLVRPGDGGALWIAVEGTRRAFADVEYPRLVEGPGGARHLEAFGTAEEARRLAALEAPARDLLAAMGELGDANEGDLLDERVASLAAGRIERLLDFAEREPRALMAIDDMLEVDWRGALRELLLPALAENGRLPRALGLVRRLGAADPLGEWGAEEAVLLFAAQRDEEGRAVLAAVEADAGFGVVHRVAFAERLFRVGRVDLCKERLLAAMDDPKIPPRVAAAAARILAAIHRAADGADEAVVLEARAAEWDARAEAVEDEAVAGDEGADEDLDVAEEIDEDDAGNLIEQDDVEGEDEYRDAPPAWLRVDQRAVPAEMRNEPCPCGSGRKYKKCCGVPRIVPPERSEFESLARSMTALLLGEDFGQFGEVALNRWDRIHLLAASFEEGLELCPPPAREALALFAGADMTIEGETLLETLLRGGRLSAQERAVAERLAASCVSVWRVEDVAGDALRLTDLVRGGEAVVREPYWSRLAPGALVAARLIELDGALHFAAIPFVYAADELPRLHAAFDAELAARRAVAPDEPIEKSLKALAPLFHDLAF